The following are encoded in a window of Haliotis asinina isolate JCU_RB_2024 chromosome 14, JCU_Hal_asi_v2, whole genome shotgun sequence genomic DNA:
- the LOC137260652 gene encoding uncharacterized protein, protein MWRSFLTQWNCRSFFVDEEIIAPDFDLFTDATSSVGYGSYFQEGWIAHQRPNILFEEREPPIAFLELYLIAMAAALWGYLWSNKRIRFLCDNTTTVAICNKGRSKCPLVMQLTRKLVLTTARRNFVFYATHLPGKRHSIGDALSRLQLSKFRRLAPTAQKEQTPVLSMVDITYPPLQT, encoded by the coding sequence ATGTGGCGATCATTCCTGACCCAGTGGAATTGTAGGTCTTTCTTCGTGGATGAGGAAATTATAGCACCAGATTTTGACCTATTCACAGACGCCACATCATCAGTGGGCTATGGGTCATATTTTCAAGAGGGATGGATCGCACATCAACGGCCGAACATTCTATTTGAAGAGAGGGAACCACCGATTGCCTTTTTGGAACTGTACCTTATCGCCATGGCAGCAGCGCTGTGGGGTTATCTGTGGTCAAACAAGCGCATCCGTTTTCTGTGTGATAATACCACTACAGTGGCAATTTGTAACAAAGGGCGTTCCAAGTGTCCCTTAGTAATGCAACTAACCCGGAAGCTAGTGTTAACAACCGCTCGTCGCAACTTCGTGTTTTATGCTACTCATCTGCCAGGGAAACGACACTCAATTGGAGATGCTCTTTCTCGTTTGCAGCTCAGCAAGTTTCGACGTCTGGCTCCAACAGCACAGAAAGAGCAGACACCTGTTCTCTCCATGGTAGACATCACATACCCCCCTCTGCAGACTTGA